The following proteins are co-located in the Streptosporangium brasiliense genome:
- a CDS encoding GNAT family N-acetyltransferase, with the protein MTETGPIRTPRLTLEPLAVEHAAQMAEALADPALHTFIGGSPATAGELRDRYARMVAGPPPGGDDAWLNWVIRLDGEEGPVGYVQATLTAGRAYVAWVVGTPWQGRGVAVEAALALLAWLRERGVQTVVATIHPDHAASSAVARRIGLVPTDARVDGEVVWRSE; encoded by the coding sequence GTGACGGAGACCGGACCGATCAGGACCCCCCGGCTGACGCTGGAGCCGCTGGCGGTGGAGCACGCCGCCCAGATGGCCGAGGCGCTCGCCGACCCGGCCCTGCACACCTTCATCGGGGGCTCCCCCGCGACCGCCGGGGAGCTGCGCGACCGTTACGCCCGCATGGTGGCCGGCCCGCCGCCCGGCGGTGACGACGCCTGGCTCAACTGGGTGATCCGTCTCGACGGCGAGGAGGGCCCGGTCGGCTACGTCCAGGCCACCCTGACCGCCGGCCGGGCCTACGTGGCCTGGGTCGTCGGCACCCCCTGGCAGGGCAGGGGCGTCGCCGTCGAGGCCGCGCTCGCCCTCCTCGCCTGGCTCAGGGAGCGCGGCGTGCAGACCGTCGTCGCGACCATCCATCCCGACCACGCCGCCTCCTCCGCCGTGGCCCGCCGCATCGGCCTGGTCCCGACCGACGCCCGGGTGGACGGCGAGGTCGTCTGGCGGTCGGAGTAG
- a CDS encoding ABC transporter permease, with translation MRALRSMGPIFLVLAVLLALIAVANPFFLEPAGFLAFLKRAAPLVILAAGQYFVIVSGEFDLSVGSLVTVQVVVAARLIDGSEPATWPVLALLVALGLLVGLVNGVITTGLRVPSFITTLGMMLVLSGAVFLWTGGAPRGALSETFRMFGRKDLGPVPWSVLVLLVAGAAAILLMRSDFGKRLIATGDNERAAGLSGVRVGRTRVLAFVVSGLAAAVAGILLGGFAGVSAQVGQGLEFQAITAVVLGGVALGGGRGSVVAAMAGAFTLEALFTLLNLHGVSGALEYAVQGVIIAAVAMGTVRLPFRRAARV, from the coding sequence ATGAGAGCCCTCAGGTCCATGGGACCGATCTTCCTCGTGCTGGCCGTGCTGCTGGCGCTGATCGCGGTGGCCAACCCCTTCTTCCTGGAGCCCGCCGGGTTCCTCGCCTTCCTCAAACGGGCCGCGCCGCTGGTCATCCTCGCGGCGGGGCAGTATTTCGTGATCGTCTCCGGGGAGTTCGACCTGTCGGTCGGGTCGCTGGTCACCGTGCAGGTGGTGGTGGCCGCCCGCCTGATCGACGGGAGCGAGCCGGCCACCTGGCCGGTGCTGGCCCTGTTGGTCGCGCTGGGGCTGCTGGTCGGCCTGGTCAACGGCGTGATCACCACCGGGCTCCGGGTGCCGTCGTTCATCACCACCCTGGGCATGATGCTCGTGCTGTCCGGAGCGGTGTTCCTGTGGACCGGCGGCGCCCCGCGCGGAGCGCTGTCGGAGACGTTCAGGATGTTCGGCCGCAAGGACCTCGGGCCGGTGCCCTGGTCGGTCCTCGTCCTCCTGGTGGCGGGCGCGGCGGCGATCCTGCTCATGCGCTCCGACTTCGGCAAGCGGCTCATCGCCACCGGCGACAACGAGCGCGCCGCGGGGCTGTCGGGGGTCCGGGTCGGGCGGACCCGCGTCCTCGCCTTCGTCGTCTCCGGGCTGGCGGCGGCCGTCGCCGGCATCCTGCTGGGCGGCTTCGCCGGGGTCTCCGCCCAGGTCGGACAGGGGCTGGAGTTCCAGGCGATCACCGCCGTCGTGCTCGGCGGCGTGGCGCTCGGCGGCGGACGCGGGTCCGTGGTCGCGGCCATGGCCGGGGCGTTCACGCTTGAGGCGCTCTTCACCCTGCTCAACCTGCACGGCGTCTCGGGGGCCCTGGAGTACGCGGTCCAGGGCGTGATCATCGCCGCCGTCGCGATGGGGACCGTACGGCTCCCGTTCCGGCGCGCGGCGCGCGTCTGA
- a CDS encoding glycosyltransferase family 9 protein: MIVLRGLGLGDLLTAVPALRALRRACPGHRIVLAAPASLAPLVPLIGAVDGLLDVSGPGPLPSGVSADIAVNLHGRGPQSIAALRRAGPGRLLTHAHPDFPDTRGPSWRGDAHEVRRWCDLLGWYGVAADPADLRLELPLSWGSAPVTTCLGAADPAREAVPSWEPEPVVAGPGEAGPGEPASGRPGRSASGRMGRMGRSASGRPGPVVVHPGAADPARRWPPERFALVAVALRQAGHGVVITGNAGERVLAERVASLARLPEACVLAGRTCLRELAALVAGARLVICGDTGVAHLASAFATPSVVLFGPVSPALWGPPHGPHVALWAGRSGDPHGDLPDEGLLEIGVLEVLDAAVNLLEVSVR; this comes from the coding sequence GTGATCGTGCTGCGCGGTCTCGGCCTCGGTGACCTGCTCACCGCGGTCCCCGCCCTGCGCGCCCTGCGGCGGGCCTGTCCCGGCCACCGGATCGTGCTGGCCGCGCCCGCCTCGCTGGCGCCCCTGGTGCCGCTGATCGGCGCGGTGGACGGGCTGCTCGACGTGTCGGGGCCGGGGCCGCTCCCGTCCGGCGTGTCCGCCGACATCGCGGTCAACCTGCACGGCAGAGGGCCACAGAGCATCGCCGCGCTGCGCCGTGCCGGCCCGGGACGGCTGCTCACCCACGCGCACCCGGACTTCCCGGACACGAGGGGGCCGTCCTGGCGGGGCGACGCGCACGAGGTCCGGCGCTGGTGCGACCTGCTCGGCTGGTACGGCGTCGCGGCCGATCCGGCCGACCTGAGGCTGGAACTCCCCCTGTCCTGGGGGAGCGCGCCGGTGACCACCTGCCTGGGAGCGGCCGACCCGGCGCGGGAGGCCGTACCGTCGTGGGAGCCCGAGCCGGTCGTGGCCGGCCCGGGGGAGGCGGGGCCGGGGGAGCCCGCGTCCGGACGGCCGGGGAGGTCCGCGTCCGGACGGATGGGAAGGATGGGAAGGTCCGCTTCCGGACGGCCGGGGCCGGTCGTCGTCCATCCGGGAGCGGCCGATCCGGCCAGGCGCTGGCCGCCGGAGCGGTTCGCCCTGGTGGCCGTCGCGCTGCGGCAGGCCGGCCACGGAGTGGTGATCACCGGGAACGCCGGTGAGCGGGTGCTCGCCGAGCGGGTGGCCTCCCTCGCCCGGCTGCCGGAGGCGTGCGTGCTCGCCGGCCGCACCTGCCTGCGCGAGCTGGCCGCGCTGGTGGCCGGGGCCCGGCTGGTCATCTGCGGCGACACCGGCGTGGCCCACCTCGCGAGCGCGTTCGCCACCCCCTCCGTGGTGCTGTTCGGGCCCGTCTCGCCCGCACTGTGGGGGCCGCCCCACGGACCGCACGTGGCCCTGTGGGCGGGGCGCTCCGGCGACCCCCACGGGGACCTGCCCGATGAGGGCCTGCTGGAGATCGGTGTCCTGGAGGTCCTCGACGCCGCCGTCAATCTGCTGGAGGTAAGCGTCCGATGA
- a CDS encoding sugar ABC transporter ATP-binding protein, whose protein sequence is MRGIAKSFLGVRVLSGVDLEAAAGEVHAVVGENGAGKSTLMKILAGVHAPDEGGVEIDGVPVSFAHPVDAQRAGVAIIYQEFNLLPERGVAENVFLGREPVRRGLVDRAVMEAATARLLEELGETSFSPRDLVRHLSVAQQQVVEIVKALSQDARIIVMDEPTAALADHEVELLYRLVARLRERGIAVLYISHRLREVFDLAARVTVLKDGALVKTVRTAEVTSDELVRLMVGRDLGAHFPPRDGRAGEVRLSVRGGGNAVLDGIDLDLRAGQILGVAGLQGAGRTELAKALFGAEPFTRGEMSPLRPTSVRQAVAAGIGLVTEDRKAEGLALRQSVRDNALLVSRSVRRGGRDDVRRLLEAVRLRPPRPEQEVRYLSGGNQQKVVLAKWMTVAPQVLLFDEPTRGVDVGAKAAIYDLMRDLARDGMAIMMISSELPELIGMSDRVVVMRDGRIAGELPSGSSEETVMRLAAGEVSP, encoded by the coding sequence ATGCGCGGCATCGCCAAGAGCTTCCTCGGCGTGCGGGTGCTGAGCGGGGTGGACCTGGAGGCCGCCGCCGGAGAGGTGCACGCGGTCGTCGGCGAGAACGGCGCCGGCAAGTCCACGCTGATGAAGATCCTCGCCGGGGTCCACGCGCCGGACGAGGGTGGTGTCGAGATCGACGGCGTCCCGGTCTCCTTCGCCCACCCCGTCGACGCGCAGCGCGCCGGGGTGGCGATCATCTACCAGGAGTTCAACCTGCTGCCCGAGCGCGGCGTCGCCGAGAACGTCTTCCTCGGCCGCGAGCCCGTCCGGCGGGGGCTGGTCGACCGGGCCGTGATGGAGGCCGCCACCGCGCGGCTGCTGGAGGAGCTCGGCGAGACCTCCTTCAGCCCCCGTGACCTGGTCCGCCACCTGTCCGTCGCCCAGCAGCAGGTCGTGGAGATCGTCAAGGCGCTCTCCCAGGACGCCCGGATCATCGTGATGGACGAGCCGACCGCGGCGCTGGCCGACCACGAGGTGGAGCTGCTCTACCGGCTCGTCGCGCGGCTGCGGGAGCGGGGGATCGCCGTCCTCTACATCTCCCACCGGCTGCGCGAGGTGTTCGACCTGGCCGCGCGGGTGACCGTGCTGAAGGACGGCGCCCTGGTCAAGACCGTGCGGACCGCCGAGGTCACCTCCGACGAGCTGGTCCGGCTGATGGTCGGCCGCGACCTCGGCGCCCACTTCCCGCCCCGCGACGGCCGGGCCGGCGAGGTGCGGCTCAGCGTGCGCGGCGGCGGCAACGCCGTGCTCGACGGGATCGACCTCGACCTGCGCGCCGGGCAGATCCTGGGGGTGGCCGGGCTGCAGGGGGCGGGCCGGACGGAGCTGGCCAAGGCGCTGTTCGGAGCCGAGCCGTTCACGCGCGGCGAGATGAGCCCGCTGCGGCCCACGTCGGTGCGCCAGGCCGTGGCGGCCGGGATCGGGCTGGTGACCGAGGACCGCAAGGCCGAGGGGCTCGCGCTGCGCCAGTCGGTGCGCGACAACGCCCTGCTGGTCTCCCGCTCGGTACGGCGCGGCGGCCGCGACGACGTCAGGCGGCTCCTGGAGGCCGTGCGGCTGCGGCCGCCCCGCCCCGAACAGGAGGTCCGCTACCTCTCGGGCGGCAACCAGCAGAAGGTCGTGCTGGCCAAGTGGATGACCGTGGCGCCGCAGGTCCTGCTCTTCGACGAGCCCACGCGCGGGGTCGACGTGGGGGCCAAGGCCGCGATCTACGACCTGATGCGCGACCTGGCCCGGGACGGCATGGCCATCATGATGATCTCTTCCGAACTCCCCGAGCTGATCGGCATGAGCGACCGCGTCGTCGTGATGCGCGACGGGCGCATCGCCGGAGAGCTCCCATCCGGCTCCTCAGAGGAGACAGTCATGCGCCTGGCCGCCGGTGAGGTGTCGCCGTGA
- a CDS encoding Gfo/Idh/MocA family protein: MEEIGRLPADQVRVGVIGTGFMGTVHARSARLAGARIVGAVGSGRERTAQAGAGLGAERAFGSAEELIASADVDVVHICTPNHLHASLALKALDAGKHVVCEKPLATDGGTATMMAARAVEAGRVTAVPFVYRFHPMVREARHRVASGAVGRISLIHGSYLQDWLLAPEDDNWRVDPERGGPSRVFADIGSHWCDLAEFVSGDRIAAVSAQTAVVVPERVMNRPVLTEDVATVQFRTVSGALGTVTTSQVAPGRKNRLLLEISGSEAGLAFDQEQPELLWSGRRDGSRLLMRDPAALSAGAARYATLPAGHAQGYHDCFEAFVGDTYAVIRGEHREGLPTFADGARAARVCDAVLASAGTGRWVEVDET; encoded by the coding sequence ATGGAGGAAATCGGACGGTTACCAGCGGATCAGGTCCGGGTGGGCGTCATCGGAACCGGTTTCATGGGCACGGTCCACGCACGCTCGGCGAGGCTCGCCGGGGCCCGGATCGTCGGTGCCGTGGGGTCGGGCCGGGAGAGGACCGCCCAGGCCGGGGCCGGTCTGGGGGCCGAGCGGGCATTCGGCTCGGCCGAGGAGCTGATCGCCTCGGCCGACGTCGACGTCGTCCACATCTGCACCCCCAACCACCTGCACGCGTCCCTGGCGTTGAAGGCCCTGGACGCCGGCAAGCACGTCGTCTGCGAGAAGCCGCTGGCCACCGACGGCGGGACGGCCACGATGATGGCCGCGCGGGCGGTGGAGGCGGGACGGGTGACGGCCGTCCCCTTCGTCTACCGCTTCCATCCGATGGTCCGCGAGGCCCGCCACCGGGTGGCCTCGGGCGCGGTGGGCCGGATCAGCCTGATCCACGGCAGCTACCTGCAGGACTGGCTGCTGGCCCCGGAGGACGACAACTGGCGGGTGGACCCCGAGCGCGGCGGCCCGTCGCGGGTCTTCGCCGACATCGGCTCCCACTGGTGCGACCTGGCCGAGTTCGTCTCCGGTGACCGCATCGCCGCGGTCTCGGCGCAGACGGCCGTGGTGGTGCCCGAGCGCGTGATGAACCGCCCGGTGCTGACCGAGGACGTGGCCACGGTCCAGTTCCGCACGGTCTCCGGGGCGCTGGGGACCGTGACGACCAGCCAGGTGGCGCCCGGCAGGAAGAACCGGCTCCTGCTGGAGATCTCGGGGTCGGAGGCCGGCCTGGCCTTCGACCAGGAGCAGCCCGAACTCCTGTGGTCCGGGCGGCGTGACGGCTCGCGGCTGCTGATGCGCGACCCGGCCGCGCTGTCGGCCGGGGCCGCGCGGTACGCCACCCTGCCGGCCGGCCACGCCCAGGGATACCACGACTGCTTCGAGGCGTTCGTCGGCGACACCTACGCGGTGATCCGGGGCGAGCACCGCGAGGGCCTGCCCACCTTCGCCGACGGCGCCCGCGCCGCCCGCGTCTGCGACGCCGTACTGGCCTCCGCCGGGACCGGCCGGTGGGTGGAGGTGGACGAGACGTGA
- a CDS encoding sugar phosphate isomerase/epimerase family protein — protein sequence MFSIGVNTWVWVSPLTDEDLMRLAPKVAGWGFDAIELPMEQIGDWDPERAADLLGELGLKASVVLVMPPGRELVAADGETFRTTRDYLRRCVDAAVAVGSPVIAGPAYASVGRTWRMSEEERPACYAQLRENLAPVGEYAAERGVTVAVEPLNRYESSLINTVGQAVEAVGGIPGVGLALDVYHMNIEERDPAAAVRQAGELIAHVQVCANDRGAPGADHLDWPGLAGALQEVGYRGPLCIESFTAHNRSIATAASVWRPLAATQDDLATQGLAFLRTL from the coding sequence GTGTTCTCCATCGGTGTCAACACGTGGGTGTGGGTCTCGCCGCTGACGGATGAGGACCTCATGCGGCTGGCCCCGAAGGTGGCCGGCTGGGGATTCGACGCGATCGAGCTGCCGATGGAGCAGATCGGCGACTGGGACCCCGAGCGGGCGGCCGACCTGCTGGGAGAGCTCGGGCTGAAGGCGTCGGTGGTGCTGGTCATGCCCCCGGGCAGGGAGCTCGTCGCGGCCGACGGCGAGACGTTCCGGACGACCCGGGACTACCTGCGGCGCTGCGTGGACGCCGCGGTGGCCGTGGGGAGCCCGGTGATCGCCGGGCCGGCGTACGCGTCGGTGGGGCGGACCTGGCGGATGTCGGAGGAGGAGCGGCCGGCCTGCTACGCCCAGCTGCGCGAGAACCTGGCCCCGGTCGGGGAGTACGCGGCCGAGCGGGGGGTGACGGTCGCCGTCGAGCCGCTCAACCGCTACGAGAGCAGCCTGATCAACACGGTCGGGCAGGCCGTCGAGGCGGTGGGCGGGATCCCGGGCGTCGGTCTCGCGCTGGACGTCTACCACATGAACATCGAGGAGCGCGATCCCGCGGCGGCCGTCCGGCAGGCGGGGGAGCTGATCGCGCACGTGCAGGTCTGCGCCAACGACCGGGGCGCCCCCGGGGCCGACCACCTGGACTGGCCGGGCCTGGCGGGGGCGCTGCAGGAGGTGGGCTACCGGGGCCCGCTCTGCATCGAGTCCTTCACCGCGCACAACCGGTCGATCGCGACCGCCGCCTCGGTCTGGCGGCCGCTCGCCGCGACCCAGGACGACCTCGCCACCCAGGGCCTGGCCTTCCTGCGCACCCTCTGA
- a CDS encoding ROK family protein, whose translation MLSEANGSIAGAGALLKILRDGQARTRAELVQLTGLARSTLGQRLDALLSQQWIIPTEEAISSGGRPAVAFTFNRGARVALAADLGATHARVAITDLGTEVLAERADEVPIDRGPVETLTWLQRTFEEMLAETGHTPEQVCGIGVGLPGPVEHSSGRPVNPPIMPGWDGFPVPEWLGERFGAPVLVDNDVNIMALGEHWAARPGADHLIFVKIGTGIGCGIISGRHLHRGAQGAAGDIGHIQVASASDTVCRCGNLGCLEAVASGAAMSARLSAGGVEAAGSRDVVRLVRSGNTQAVQLIRQAGREVGDVLASIVNFFNPSVIVVGGDIAEAGEQVLAGLREVIYSRSLPLATQHLTITASELGDRAGVIGAAVMVIEHVLAPGTVDRSVIRA comes from the coding sequence ATGCTGAGTGAAGCGAACGGTTCAATCGCCGGCGCGGGGGCGCTTCTGAAGATCCTGCGTGACGGTCAGGCCCGGACCCGGGCGGAGTTGGTGCAGCTGACCGGGCTGGCACGGTCCACCCTCGGGCAGCGGCTCGACGCGCTGCTGAGCCAGCAGTGGATCATCCCGACCGAGGAGGCCATCTCCTCGGGAGGCCGTCCCGCCGTCGCCTTCACCTTCAACCGCGGCGCCCGCGTCGCCCTCGCCGCCGACCTCGGGGCCACCCACGCCCGGGTGGCGATCACCGACCTGGGCACCGAGGTCCTCGCCGAGCGCGCGGACGAGGTGCCGATAGACCGCGGCCCCGTCGAGACGCTCACCTGGCTCCAGCGCACCTTCGAGGAGATGCTCGCCGAGACAGGCCACACCCCGGAGCAGGTCTGCGGCATCGGCGTCGGCCTGCCCGGCCCGGTCGAGCACAGCTCGGGCCGGCCGGTCAATCCGCCGATAATGCCGGGCTGGGACGGCTTCCCCGTCCCCGAGTGGCTCGGCGAGCGTTTCGGCGCCCCCGTGCTCGTCGACAACGACGTGAACATCATGGCCCTGGGCGAGCACTGGGCCGCCCGCCCCGGCGCCGACCACCTCATCTTCGTCAAGATCGGCACCGGCATCGGCTGCGGCATCATCAGCGGCCGCCACCTGCACCGGGGCGCCCAGGGCGCGGCCGGCGACATCGGCCACATCCAGGTGGCCTCGGCCTCCGACACCGTCTGCCGCTGCGGCAACCTCGGCTGCCTGGAGGCCGTCGCCAGCGGCGCCGCCATGTCCGCCCGCCTGTCGGCCGGCGGCGTGGAGGCCGCCGGCAGCCGCGACGTGGTCCGCCTGGTGCGCAGCGGCAACACCCAGGCCGTCCAGCTCATCCGCCAGGCCGGCCGCGAGGTCGGCGACGTCCTCGCCTCGATCGTGAACTTCTTCAACCCGTCGGTGATCGTGGTCGGCGGCGACATCGCGGAGGCCGGCGAGCAGGTCCTCGCCGGCCTCCGCGAGGTCATCTACAGCCGCTCCCTGCCCCTGGCCACCCAGCACCTGACGATCACCGCCAGCGAGCTCGGCGACCGCGCGGGCGTGATCGGCGCGGCCGTCATGGTCATCGAACACGTCCTGGCCCCCGGCACCGTCGACCGGTCCGTCATCCGCGCCTGA
- a CDS encoding ABC transporter substrate-binding protein, whose protein sequence is MNRSVAALTAGVSAMLLAAGCASDRPVAGTAAPTASAASTTAPAAATSSGTGEQSKFFVQADYDAQLGMRAQTPEGPAGRPWEQAVAPGEKADTGEYKKDGPYHLCFSNAAVNNPWRQVGWKTMQAEVALHKEITEFTALDAEGKDDKQISDIAELTGKGCDALIVSPNTTATLTPAVTAACPKLPVIVFDRGVDTDCPVTFINPIGGYAFGADGAEFLVEKVPAGGKVLALRILPGVDVLETRWSAAKVAFDKSELDVVGVEFTDGDAAKTKSIVSDYIQRHGKIDGVWMDAGATAVAAVEAFEDAGRQVPPIVGEDQQDFLQKWKDSGLTAVAPTYPTYQWRTPVIAALKILKGEEVPKTWKLPQPKITSESLATYLRPDMPPLHYALCGCEDLPGFPAKWGGK, encoded by the coding sequence TTGAATAGGTCTGTAGCGGCCCTCACCGCGGGCGTCTCCGCGATGCTGCTGGCCGCCGGCTGCGCCAGCGACCGGCCGGTGGCGGGCACGGCCGCCCCCACCGCCTCGGCGGCCTCGACGACGGCTCCGGCCGCCGCCACGTCCTCCGGGACGGGCGAGCAGTCGAAGTTCTTCGTCCAGGCCGACTACGACGCCCAGCTCGGCATGCGCGCCCAGACCCCGGAGGGGCCGGCGGGCAGGCCGTGGGAGCAGGCCGTCGCCCCGGGCGAGAAGGCGGACACCGGCGAATACAAGAAGGACGGCCCCTACCACCTCTGCTTCTCCAACGCCGCGGTCAACAACCCGTGGCGGCAGGTGGGCTGGAAGACCATGCAGGCCGAGGTCGCCCTGCACAAGGAGATCACCGAGTTCACCGCGCTCGACGCCGAGGGCAAGGACGACAAGCAGATCTCCGACATCGCGGAGCTGACCGGCAAGGGGTGTGACGCGCTGATCGTCTCGCCCAACACGACCGCGACGCTGACCCCCGCGGTGACGGCCGCCTGCCCGAAGCTTCCGGTGATCGTCTTCGACCGCGGTGTGGACACCGACTGCCCGGTGACGTTCATCAACCCGATCGGCGGCTACGCCTTCGGGGCCGACGGCGCGGAGTTCCTGGTGGAGAAGGTCCCCGCCGGAGGGAAGGTCCTGGCGCTGCGGATCCTGCCGGGTGTGGACGTCCTGGAGACGCGCTGGTCGGCGGCCAAGGTGGCCTTCGACAAGAGCGAGCTCGACGTGGTCGGGGTGGAGTTCACCGACGGCGACGCGGCCAAGACCAAGAGCATCGTGAGCGACTACATCCAGCGCCACGGCAAGATCGACGGCGTCTGGATGGACGCGGGCGCGACCGCCGTGGCGGCGGTCGAGGCGTTCGAGGACGCCGGCCGGCAGGTGCCGCCGATCGTCGGGGAGGACCAGCAGGACTTCCTGCAGAAGTGGAAGGACAGTGGTCTCACCGCCGTCGCGCCCACCTACCCCACCTACCAGTGGCGCACCCCGGTGATCGCCGCCCTGAAGATCCTCAAGGGTGAGGAGGTGCCCAAGACGTGGAAGCTCCCCCAGCCCAAGATCACTTCCGAGAGCCTGGCCACCTACCTGCGGCCCGACATGCCGCCGCTGCACTACGCGCTGTGCGGCTGCGAGGACCTGCCCGGCTTCCCCGCCAAGTGGGGCGGCAAGTAG
- a CDS encoding UDP-glucuronic acid decarboxylase family protein, with protein sequence MNTRRVVVTGGAGFLGSYLCERLLAEGAGVVCMDNFLTGSPRNVEHLIGRAAFRLVECDLTGFVHVPGDVDLVLHFASAASPADYLRHPIETLKVGSIGTLHALGLAREKDARFVLASTSEVYGDPLEHPQRETYWGNVNPVGPRSVYDEAKRFAESLTTAYRNSHRADTAIVRIFNTYGPRMRPHDGRAIPTFIRQALRGEPITVTGDGTQTRSICYVDDTVEGILALADSDFEGPVNIGNPAELSMLSLAETVRRLAGSDSPIHFVDRPTDDPEIRRPDTSLASSRLGWAPKVDIVDGLSRTISWFMDELREPEKLVRR encoded by the coding sequence ATGAACACGCGACGGGTGGTGGTGACCGGCGGAGCCGGTTTCCTCGGGTCCTACCTGTGCGAGCGCCTGCTCGCCGAGGGGGCGGGGGTGGTCTGCATGGACAACTTCCTGACCGGCTCGCCCCGCAACGTCGAGCACCTGATCGGCCGGGCCGCCTTCCGGCTGGTCGAGTGTGACCTCACGGGGTTCGTCCACGTCCCCGGCGACGTGGACCTGGTGCTCCACTTCGCCTCGGCGGCCTCTCCCGCCGACTACCTGCGCCATCCGATAGAGACGCTCAAGGTGGGCAGCATCGGCACGCTGCACGCCCTCGGGCTGGCCAGGGAGAAGGACGCCCGCTTCGTGCTGGCCTCCACCAGCGAGGTGTACGGCGACCCGCTGGAGCACCCGCAGCGGGAGACCTACTGGGGCAACGTCAACCCGGTGGGGCCGCGGAGCGTGTACGACGAGGCCAAGCGCTTCGCCGAGTCGCTGACCACGGCCTACCGCAACTCCCACCGGGCCGACACCGCGATCGTGCGGATCTTCAACACCTATGGCCCGAGGATGCGGCCCCACGACGGCCGGGCCATCCCCACCTTCATCCGCCAGGCCCTGCGCGGTGAGCCGATCACCGTGACCGGCGACGGCACGCAGACCCGGTCCATCTGCTACGTGGACGACACGGTCGAGGGCATCCTCGCCCTGGCCGACAGCGACTTCGAGGGCCCGGTCAACATCGGCAACCCGGCGGAGCTGTCCATGCTCTCCCTCGCCGAGACGGTCCGCCGGCTGGCCGGCTCGGACTCGCCGATCCACTTCGTCGACCGCCCCACCGACGACCCGGAGATCCGGCGCCCCGACACCTCGCTGGCCTCCTCCCGGCTGGGCTGGGCGCCGAAGGTGGACATCGTCGACGGGCTGAGCCGCACCATCTCCTGGTTCATGGACGAGCTGCGCGAACCGGAGAAGCTGGTCCGCCGCTAG
- a CDS encoding ABC transporter permease: MTGQNGLRPARPLAAPETAAPAAGPRGRAALAGRIGSTQVIYLALAGVMLVGWLLVAVDGGNFLTLETVVGIQQRSAALGIVAVGQTLAILVGSLDLSVAYLISLTSLVAAEVMAGQDGGIVPGVAAVLAVSALAGLANGLIITRLHVHAFIATLGTALIIRGVVDHLYDGPAGSVPESFQRLGYDRLGPVPVSALLWAGVAVAAWFLLRRTRLGYRIYAVGGDEEVARLSGVRTGRVIVATHVLCSVCAGIAGLLLAGRLGAGAPTVGTDGGYDLESIAAVVLGGTALAGGRGGIPGTVGGVLLLAVLDSVFNQLEVNAFVKDVVRGVVIVAAVAVYARRTARRRSR; encoded by the coding sequence GTGACCGGACAGAACGGGCTCCGGCCCGCCCGGCCCCTGGCGGCGCCGGAGACCGCCGCCCCCGCCGCCGGCCCGCGCGGGCGGGCCGCCCTGGCCGGCCGCATCGGCTCGACACAGGTCATCTACCTGGCCCTGGCCGGGGTCATGCTCGTCGGCTGGCTGCTGGTGGCGGTCGACGGGGGGAACTTCCTCACGCTGGAGACCGTCGTCGGGATCCAGCAGCGCTCGGCCGCGCTGGGCATCGTCGCGGTGGGGCAGACCCTGGCGATCCTGGTGGGGTCGCTGGACCTGTCGGTGGCGTATCTGATCAGCCTCACCTCGCTCGTCGCGGCGGAGGTCATGGCGGGCCAGGACGGCGGGATCGTCCCGGGCGTCGCGGCGGTGCTCGCGGTGAGCGCGCTGGCCGGCCTGGCCAACGGGCTGATCATCACCCGGCTCCACGTGCACGCCTTCATCGCGACGCTCGGCACCGCACTGATCATCAGGGGGGTCGTGGACCACCTCTACGACGGGCCGGCGGGCAGCGTGCCGGAGTCCTTCCAGCGGCTCGGCTACGACCGGCTCGGGCCGGTCCCGGTCTCGGCGCTGCTCTGGGCGGGCGTCGCGGTCGCGGCGTGGTTCCTGCTCCGCCGTACGCGGCTCGGGTACCGGATCTACGCGGTGGGCGGGGACGAGGAGGTGGCCCGGCTGTCCGGGGTGCGGACCGGCAGGGTCATCGTCGCCACCCATGTCCTCTGCTCGGTGTGCGCGGGGATCGCCGGGCTGCTGCTGGCCGGCCGGCTCGGCGCGGGGGCGCCGACGGTCGGCACCGACGGCGGCTACGACCTGGAGTCGATCGCCGCGGTGGTCCTCGGCGGCACGGCCCTGGCCGGAGGCCGGGGCGGGATCCCCGGGACGGTCGGCGGGGTGCTGCTGCTGGCCGTGCTCGACAGCGTCTTCAACCAGCTCGAGGTCAACGCGTTCGTCAAGGACGTGGTGCGCGGCGTGGTGATCGTCGCCGCGGTGGCCGTGTACGCCCGCCGTACCGCCAGGAGGCGATCCCGATGA